The following DNA comes from Acidobacteriota bacterium.
GAACCGACGGCGCGATGATCGCGGTGAACTTCTTGTCCTGGGACAGGACGGCGGCCGGCGTGCCCCCCTTCAAGCACATCGTTCCGCACTCCTTCATGGCCCCATGGTCGTTGCCCGTCAGCGAGTTGTCCGACAGGTAACACTTGGAGTCGACCAGCGTGCCTTCGATCGTGGACTCGGCGGCGCCCGCCGACATGGCGGCAGCCGCCAACGCGAATACGACGAGCAACGACAACCGGGCGTGCTTCATGGCAGATTCCTCCTGCATCTCAATGAGTGTTGAGTGCGGGGAGTGTGAGAACGATCACCGATTGACGTCCACCGCCCCCGCCCCACGGGCACGTTGCGTTCGAGCCGTGCCCGTTATCCCTAGAGTCTCCGCACGGCCCGATTCGTTACTGCGGTGTGAGGGCGAGGCTGTTCGCGCGGGACGGCGCAGGCCGGGGGTGAGAGGTGGGTCGCGATCGGGGAAGCCCGCGAGGGGGAGATTGACCGGCGCTCGATCAGCGCCGTCGCTCGTAGCGTCCGGTCAGCCTCGCCGTGGCCAGCGTGTGCCCCTCGAGGGCCGCCTCGAGGTAGCGCCTCGTGGCTCCCTCGAGCGCCAGCGACGGAACATCGACCGCGTGGACGGTGAAGTGGTACCGGTGCGGCCCGTGTCCAGGCGGCGGGCACGGACCGCCGTAGCCCCCGCGGCCGAAGTCGCTGCGCAGCGTCTTGCCCCGATCCGGGTCGAATGCGCCGCCCGCGGGGATGTCGTACACGAGCCAGTGGGTGAAGGTGCCGCGCGGCGCGTCGGGATCGTCCATGATGATCGCGAAGCTGCGCGTCCCGTCCGGCGCGTCGCGGATCGTGAGGGGCGGCGGGGCGTCCGCGCCGTCGCAGGTGTGCGGCTTCGGGATTTCCGAACCCTCGGCAAATGCCGGGCTGCCGACCGTGAATGGCATATCGCCCCCCTCCTGCTGATGGCGCTTACCGGACCAGGAACAGCGTGTCCTGGCGGCGGAGGGCCCACCGGGTCTTCCCGTCGGCGCCGACGATCGCGTCTTCTTCCTGCGGCATCCTGACGCGCT
Coding sequences within:
- a CDS encoding YbhB/YbcL family Raf kinase inhibitor-like protein, whose amino-acid sequence is MPFTVGSPAFAEGSEIPKPHTCDGADAPPPLTIRDAPDGTRSFAIIMDDPDAPRGTFTHWLVYDIPAGGAFDPDRGKTLRSDFGRGGYGGPCPPPGHGPHRYHFTVHAVDVPSLALEGATRRYLEAALEGHTLATARLTGRYERRR